In Actinoplanes lobatus, the DNA window CCTGCACAAGCTGCTCGAGGTGACCGAGGACCTGCACCTCGCCATCGCCGGGCTGCCCGGCCTCAAGATGCTGCGCCGCCGTGGCGAGGAGCGGACCCACGAGGCCTAGGGACCGGTCTACACCGCCAGGATCATGCCTTTCAGCTCGTAGGAGGCGATGTCCGGGCGGATCGTCACGGTCGGCTCCTGGATCATCCGCAGGCCCGGCATGGCGAAGAGCTTGCTGAGGAAGATGTCGGTCTCCTGGATGGCGATGAAGGCGCCGGGACATTTGTGGGCGCCGTCGCCGAAGGAGAGACCGGCCCCGATCGGCCGTCCCGGGCACACCGCGCCCGGCTGTTCGCCGGCCTCGGCGGCGTCCAGGTTCGCCGCGGCCACGCCGACGTCGACGCGCGCCCCGGACGGGATGGTGACGCCGCCGACCTCGACGTCGGCCGTGGTCCACCGCAGCAGGTCGGCGACCACCGGTTCGAGCCGGAGGATCTCGTGCAGGATCGCGGCCCGCTCGTCCTGGTCGCCGGCGGTGTAGCGCCCGCGCAGCGTCTCGTCGGTGAGCAGGTGCCAGGCCGCGACGGTGATGAACTCGCGGGTGGTGACCATGCCGGCGGCCGCGAACGTGACGCACTCGCCGAGGATCTCGGCGGTGTTGCAGCCCTCGTCGATCAGGTGCGAGATGAGGTCGTCGCGGCGGGACTTCCGGCGGGCGGCGACGGCCGGGCGGACGTCGCGCCAGAGGAACGACATCAGGACGAAGTTGTTGAAGGCCTTCTGCCGGACGGCGGACAGCCCGCGCGCGTCCGGGTCGGGGATGGCGAAGAACCGGTCGAGCCGCTGGGGCATCCCGGGCGGGCTCTCGGTGAGGCCGACGACCTCGGCGGCGACGGCGACGGCGAGCTGGAAGGAGAGCGCCGACAGGTCGGCGGCGCCGCGCCGCCGCAGCACCTCGCACTGCTGGTCGGCGAGGCGGTGCATCAGATCCCGGTACGCCGTCTCGACCCGTTTCGGGGTGAAGTACCGGGCGGTCTGCCGGCGCTGTTCCCGGTGTTCCGGCCCGTCCCGGTAGAGCATCGGGAGCCGCATCCGGTCGGCGTGCCGCAGCGCGTTCTCGATGCCGAGCCCCGCCTGCCGGGTGTCGGTGTGCCGCAGGAAGGCCCGGGCCGTGGGGTAGTCCTGGATGTGCCAGACGCCGTCGGCGCCGGCCCGTACCGGACAACCCGGCTCCCGGTCGCCCCGGTCCACCTTGCGGCTCTTGTCGACTGTGGTCATTCATGGATTGTGATACATGACACCCGCCCCCGATCAAGTGATCGGAGGCGGGTGC includes these proteins:
- a CDS encoding cytochrome P450 codes for the protein MTTVDKSRKVDRGDREPGCPVRAGADGVWHIQDYPTARAFLRHTDTRQAGLGIENALRHADRMRLPMLYRDGPEHREQRRQTARYFTPKRVETAYRDLMHRLADQQCEVLRRRGAADLSALSFQLAVAVAAEVVGLTESPPGMPQRLDRFFAIPDPDARGLSAVRQKAFNNFVLMSFLWRDVRPAVAARRKSRRDDLISHLIDEGCNTAEILGECVTFAAAGMVTTREFITVAAWHLLTDETLRGRYTAGDQDERAAILHEILRLEPVVADLLRWTTADVEVGGVTIPSGARVDVGVAAANLDAAEAGEQPGAVCPGRPIGAGLSFGDGAHKCPGAFIAIQETDIFLSKLFAMPGLRMIQEPTVTIRPDIASYELKGMILAV